Genomic DNA from Rhodoferax mekongensis:
TTGCTGTAAACGCTGCTGTCACAGCGGAACCACTGGTTGGTGTCAGAGTCAAGGTGCAACCATTGGAAGTACCTGCAGTAGTGACAAACGAGCCGGTTGTCATGGCGGCAGAATAGGTGCCACCGCTCGTAGGATAGGCCCCCCCTGCAATGTGGCCTTTGCCCCATCGCAAGAAGACACCGTTACGCCACCGCCAGTAGCGGTGCCTTTGGCGGAATAGGCCGCATAGTTAATTGCCGAGCCGGACGACAATGCACCCGCAACGCCGGCCACAGAAGCTGCTCGCGCGTCGGATGACAAATCCACAAACTTCGGAATCGCAACTGCGGCCAGGATGCCCAGAATCACGATCACCATCACCAACTCAATCAATGTAAAGCCGCGTTGTACTTGTTTCATGGAGTCCACCTTTCAGGGAAATATGTGAGTCTGAGATCGGGTGCCCGTCAAAAGAACCGGTTCCGACTTCGCTTCGTGACTAATTCTAGGCCAATGATGTAATTCTGTGCATGAGGTTTATGCAATAAGTGCAAGTCTTTTCAAAGCTTTTCACAAATTTGTATTCCTCGCGTTAACGCGCGCACCGGGCTATTCAAGGGGCATTCCCGCCCACATGTAAGACTGTATGGGCCGGAGTTGGGGTGCGGCGCCCGTGGTTTCCACCGTAAACCACACCGCTTGGCTGCCCGCCGGCGCATCCAAAACACTGATGTCCTGCGGCTTGTACCCCACGCATCCACAGCGCTTATCAAACACCCACCGGCCGGGTGCCACCTCTTGCAACAGAGCAGCAGGTACTTCGCCTGCGTAATTGGGAGCCGGTTGTTGTAGCAAGTCAAAGGGGTTGGGCAGCGCCACAGAGGTAGAGACTGCGGCCCTGGATTTGCCTGAAGCGGGAATCATTCGGTGCACGTAGTCCAGCACCAGCGCGGTTCGCAGGGCGCCTAGCGTACTCTGGACTGCGGCTCTCTCTGACTGGGCACGTACCTGCTGGCCATAACGCCATAGAACTC
This window encodes:
- a CDS encoding pilin, producing the protein MKQVQRGFTLIELVMVIVILGILAAVAIPKFVDLSSDARAASVAGVAGALSSGSAINYAAYSAKGTATGGGVTVSSCDGAKATLQGGPILRAVAPILPP